The Carassius carassius chromosome 2, fCarCar2.1, whole genome shotgun sequence genome has a segment encoding these proteins:
- the LOC132099925 gene encoding macrophage mannose receptor 1-like gives MGPEINLMLFVWATCISSVISKQFTFIKQAKTFSDAQVYCREFYGDLASVEDPVDFSRLQAVVSGVTDPGVWIGLKGAEPDWIWSLSDRAFYGEGEAKYRRWKAGQLDNAGGHENCGVLDSNGEFWDIPCTNQQPFICYDGNVPQRYVYVSAGKSWSDAQTHCRQTHTDLVSVRNQDENQQLQNLTNGNMVFIGLYKDAFRWTDNSSSMIRHWSIGEPNGNGACVLHSLLNTWSDEDCNQARPFICQDGVKMQILRMKLRSGQNMDDPVMKVSIMQKIQQKLMTLGMPSDAKLQWRVQSDGAIFHPPEK, from the exons ATGGGTCCAGAGATCAATCTCATGTTGTTTGTTTGGG CTACGTGCATCTCATCCGTGATCTCCAAGCAGTTTACCTTCATCAAGCAGGCAAAGACCTTCTCTGATGCCCAGGTCTACTGCAGAGAGTTTTACGGTGATCTGGCGAGCGTTGAAGACCCGGTGGACTTCAGCCGTCTGCAGGCCGTGGTGAGCGGGGTCACAGATCCGGGCGTATGGATCGGACTGAAGGGAGCCGAGCCGGACTGGATCTGGTCTCTGTCCGACAGAGCTTTCTACGGGGAAGGAGAAGCTAAATACAGACGCTGGAAGGCCGGACAGCTGGACAACGCCGGAGGACATGAAAACTGTGGCGTTCTCGATAGTAATGGGGAGTTTTGGGATATCCCGTGTACAAATCAACAGCCCTTCATTTGCTATGACG GAAATGTCCCCCAGAGGTACGTGTATGTCAGTGCAGGTAAGAGCTGGAGCGACGCGCAGACACactgcagacagacacacactgatCTGGTCAGCGTGAGGAACCAGGACGAGAACCAGCAGCTGCAGAATTTGACGAATGGTAATATGGTGTTCATCGGTCTGTATAAAGATGCTTTCAGATGGACGGATAACAGCAGCTCCATGATCAGACACTGGTCCATCGGCGAGCCTAATGGGAATGGAGCTTGTGTTTTGCACAGTCTCTTAAACACATGGTCCGATGAGGACTGTAACCAAGCAAGACCGTTCATCTGCCAAGACG GAGTGAAGATGCAGATACTGAGAATGAAGCTGAGATCAGGTCAGAATATGGATGATCCTGTGATGAAGGTGTCCATCATGCAGAAG ATCCAGCAGAAACTCATGACTCTGGGAATGCCTTCTGATGCCAAACTACAGTGGAGAGTTCAGTCGGACGGCGCGATCTTCCACCCGCCGGAGAAATGA